In the genome of Tachyglossus aculeatus isolate mTacAcu1 unplaced genomic scaffold, mTacAcu1.pri scaffold_129_arrow_ctg1, whole genome shotgun sequence, the window ccacccacagtgaacttacattctGTCATTCTCAAATGGTCCTACCTTTAGCTTGTCAGGTTGTAGAACACAACCCACAGCATCAGTACAGTCTCAGCCAAATCGGAACATCTTATCCAAGGACAAATCACTCTTGGAGCAGTACTTATTCCTGGGATCCTCTACCTTGAtcataaactcgatgtgggcaaggaacaaatctaccaactcctgtgcattgtactcactcaagcactcaatacagtgctctgcacacagtaagcactcaacaaatatcactgagtgattgTTTGagatcaactctgttgaactgtactcctccaagcgcttagtacattgctctgaacacagtaagtactcaacaaataccactgattgcttgtttGAGACCAACTTTGTTGAAcgctagtctcccaagcacttagttcagtgctctgaacaccgtaaGCACCTGATGCATACCAATAATTGTTTGAGACCAActgtgttgaattgtactcctccaagtgcttagtacagtgctatgcacacaatagccattcaacaaataccactgactgattgtttgagacCATCTTTGTTGAATTGTAATCTCTTAAATGTTCTGCGGGCAGTAggaactcaatcaatactactgatctATTGACTCTAGGAGGGATTTGTGTCGGAACTAAGAGATTCCCTTTTCCAGAAGGTCTTCATTCTCCCATCACTGTGAATAATCACGAAGGGATTCATGGCTGAGCAGGCGAATGCCAATGCCATGTTGATATTCACTAGCAGGGAGGACTTCTTTCTCATGTTTAGTAAGTCATTCAGTCTTGCTGAATGTTGCCCATATAGAAGAAGGTAGAGCGTGACTAGGGCCATGACTCTCTTGGCTGCCCTGACCTCGGGCATCACCCCAGAGGGGCGTCTGGACGCATGGAGGTGTCCGACCTGCCGGTGGTGTCTGTGGAGTGCAAACACTATGTAGCCGCCTGCCATGCACgtgagccccacgaagaacaTGTCTCACAGCGAAAAAAATCACCCCAGCTATAAGTGAGACGTCTGCACCGGGATTGAAGATCGAGAAATATTCGAGATCCAGAGGACTTTGCACACAGTCTAGGTACATGAGGAGTTTACGCCAACATTGTTCAGGAAATTCCTcagtcaccaagctgacaagaTCTCGAGCAATAACCTGGTAAGAAGTACTGTGGCGTTGGACAGGGCCAAATTGGGGAGGATCAAGTCGGAGGAGCTGAGCTTCAGGCTTGCAGAGACCCTGTGGTTatagaacaggaggaggaaaatattTCCAGAGACCCCAACGCCGATCTGTAATAGCAGCACAAAACCAATAGAACGGTCAATGGCGTCCATTGTCGAACATTTCTAATTGGAAGAAAAGAAGTGCCCCCGCAAAGCtacctgggaaggggagagagagtgacaagaaacagagagagacaggcagagaaagagtcagagagatttttttttacttttcaatAACGAAACTCTATGCcactttttaatggaatttgttaggcgcttactatgttccaggcactgtactaagctctggagtagatacaaccttcACATCCGGCAAACCACCACTCTACGCATCTTCAAGATCTTTctagaatcacatctctttcaaaagATCTTCCCAGATtattctttcatctccccaccatatTCCCTCCCTAATGACCAGACCAATGCTCTGACACACAGCATTGCACTTACTGACACATCTTTATCCTCTCTGGCTTCCTCTtcgttttaattattttaattcctATCTCCCACACtaaattataaattccttgaaggaagggattattgtcttctaactctattgtactctcacaatccTTTATAACAGTGATCTGTAAAGTGTATGTGCctgataaatatcattcattgactgattgttgtGGTTATGTCAGTTCCAAGCAATTCTGTGAGGTACCCTCTCCAAATTCTCCTCACAAGCGATAGCATTGGgcacggagagagggagggggagagagagagagagagagagagagagagagagagagagagagagacagagacagagacagagacagagacagagacagagacacagagagagagagagagagagagagactataagctccttgtggatagagatTGCATCTATCAACCTTATTGTATTGAGATTAATTATGGTgattgttaaacactgactatataccaagcactggacgaagctctggggtagatacgaattaatcaggttggacctagtccccatCCTAAGTAATACTTTCCTaaaatcttagaacagtgctctacacagaatagATGCCCaaaaaacaccatcgattgattgattgagagaaacagagagaaagagagagataatgtagactgtaagctccttgtgggcagaaatcttAACTATGATAATCACTCAATTAAgtgccttgtcttatgctatcgagttctTTCCTGACCAATTGCGACACCACGTTTTCTGGCCTCAGAGTGGTGAGCCTTAGTCACTCCATGCTAGGTGGCATCggtgccccctcccttccaccccatcTCAGGTCCTCAGGAGCCCGGCCCCAACCTGTCCACCCTTCAGGTGGAAAGTTGACAAGCCCGGCCATGGTTCCAGCAGGGCGGGGCACTTTAGTGCTCCGCCTTTCTTTGCTCGCTCCCCGGGGCCATGTTGGAGAGGGAACAGTGATGGGGCTGATCAGCTCCTCCCCTCCACTAGCCCCTCCTTAGTGGTCTTGAAAGAGGATGGAGAGTCCTGCTGTCCTGGGCATTTCTGGGCATTCTCGACCTTGGTGTTTCCCCTagctgtggtggggagggggacaatgTGTAGGTCCCCCAGGCACACTTATTTTGTGCCTCCTAAGTGTTGACCCAAGGAAAGCAGGGGTGATGTGTGTATGTTGCTGGTGATGGTGGTTGTGGTGGGGGGGCAGTGATCTGCTCCTGCCCTGAGGGAGGTGTCAGGCTAAAGGAGACCAGTTTTAATGGATGCGGGGGCAACGGGAAGAGAAGGACCCCAAACGTGTATTCTCTCACCCCTCaataaaatgtctgtttatttttaatcCCATGGTGCTGCTGCCTCTTCCACTCTTGCAACGGAGAGCTGGGAGCGAAGCGGAAGAAAGTAGGGTTTTGAATGTCTGGGGCCCAGATGTCTCAGCTCCCAGCTCTGGAATTTGTCCATCTGGTCCTGAGACTTTAGAGGGCCAGGAGAGAAGGGCGTAGTGAATTACTGTGGGCCGGGGTGGGTGAACTTCCTTTTGAGCTTAAAGGCCAGGGTCTTACGTGCTTGGGggctgatggcttgacacctatccacatgttttgttttgttctgtcttcccgctctagactgtgagcccattgttgggtagggaccgtctctgtatgttgtcaacctgtacttcccaagcgcttagtacagtgctctgcacacagtaagctctcaataaatatgattgaatgaatgaatgaatctctcccagagcgtcccgctctccatctgcattcgttctggtagtggatctgtagagttttcttggtaaaaatgaggaagtggtttaccattgcctccttccatacagtaaattaaagtctccatcctcaactctctcccatattgctgcttcccagcacagagaagttttgacttgtaggagattgccttgaactcgctagccactgcccaagctaggaaacgaatgggtaggcctctacttgactttccctcctatagcctagactggtagagtactggaaactctccaggagcgacCCTGAGAGAGACCTCAATTAATTACTCTattgtaattaattatggtacttccaaagctcttatcatgtgccaagaactgtactaagcgctggggtaggtacaagataatcagctcccacatggggctcataatctaggtgggagggagaccaagtattgaatccccgctttactgatgagggaactcaggcaacagagaagttaagtgacttgcccaatgtcacaaagcaagtaggtggcagagccagaatgagaacccagggtctctgactcccaggcctgtgctttctccactagatcACGATGCTTCTCAAGAGAGGAGAACTTAAAATGAGGGGGTCCATGAAAGAGCATGGAGAGGATTTGGTGGGATGCAAAGGAAGACTTTTTCAGTAGACCAGAGATAAGGAATTGGAGTAGGCTGATCCTGAGGAGATTCCACTCGTGGAAGTCTTTAAGGAAATGGCAGGCTCTGCTCCACTGAAGAAGTCGATATCTTCCTGCCAACAGAGAGGTTAGTTGCTGCTCTAAGGATCTGCCATTTtgaatttctcctttcctcatcagAACTCCTGGGTTGGGACCTTCTCCCTTGAAGAGGCAGAAAAGAAATGGTCAGTCGCATAgtagtgacagaattcctcctcctggaggtcttggaggtccaggagctgcagttgatccacgccgcactgttcctcctggtataCCTGGTAGCCCTGAATGGGAATCTCCTGATCATTGCcttcaccgtcctcgaccggcacctccacaccctcatgtacttctttctcaggcaccagtctgtccttgacctctgctacGACTTTGTCACCACCCCCAAGTCCACCGTCAACTCCTGGACTTACTGCAGCTCCATTTCCATCCGGGAGTGCATCTTCCAAGTGTTTTCCTTACTGCTGTTTGTTTGTGCTGCGCTCTACATCCTCAAGGCGATGTCCCTCGATTGTcatgtcgccatctgcctcccgctGCGCTATGATGTCATCATGGTTCGAGGGACCTTGGAGAAGATGGTAgacacctcctggctcagcagggtcCTTTCTGCCATCTTGCATACTTCCGCCAACTTCTCGATTCCCCTGCGAGGGACGAGTGTGATCCACCAATTCTTCTGTGAGATCCCCCAGATCATCAGGCTCTCCGATTCCAATGGGAAGGTTTGGGAATTTGTAGCCATGATCCCTTCGTCAAGCCTGAGCTTGGTCTGTTTCTTGTCCGTCACTGTCTCCTACATTCACATTTCCTCAGCCATGTTGAAGTTGTTGTCCGGAGATAGTCAACCCGAAGCCGTCTCCACCCACCTGCCCTACCTCATTGTCACCACTTTATTAATTTCCACCGGTGAGGTGGCCTATCTTAAACCCGTGTCCGACTCCCCTTCgttgctggacctgctggtgtccgtgttctacgccatGGTCCCCAACAGCCCTGAACCCCtattatctacagcctgaggtacAGGGACACGAAGGCCCCCCAGTGGAGGAGAGTCACAGGTcccctgctcccggaaggttctcTCTCATCCGTACGCCGCTATAAGGGCCAAGGATCTCCGATCCTAACCGCAGGACACCCTGTTCCCAATGGGATCTTTTCCCTCCGGTTGCCGCCGCGAGGGCCTGGGAATCTCTGTTCCCGAGCAGCCTGCTATTGGGCTCCCATGGTACCTGCGGCCGACTTCATGGACGTCCCGCTCCCGGACATCTGCAACCCCGCCCGACACTGAACACCCTCCcatcatcactagactcaccACTTAAAGCGACCTCTAGTCCATCCAGGTAGCCGACCGGggccgtgggacattgtgtccccctgcttcccctccacccccataagGGACCTTCTTTTgggagcccccactccctccttccctgggtgAGGGCCGGGCCGGAAGTGACtgaatccccccgccccccctccccggggaaaAAACGCCCTTGTTCTCACCATGTTACTTTAGCAACGaccccattcgcacctactcagcccacccatgctatttggctgtttactcctctcctccacctcctcagaGGCAAATCTGCCAAAAGCCCCTGGATTacccttgccattagcctttttggtTTGACTGACTCATGGACAATTCAACCTACTGCTGTGGGCATCTTCCGCCTATTTTATTGTTACTTTTGCAttctaattgttaactgctctctatgatgtcatcatctgcttattttattattgcgaTTGATTGTTAATTGTAAATTGCTCGCtgagctgtcatttaccttgctgacctcaccatgaactatcaattcccttggtcccatctgcccttcccagtcctgtctttcccccttcccctctcgaacacagctctttccctccctttcccccgcccccacccctgctccccactctctccccagaATCCCCCTGTACCAGCGctaaccctcaacccctcccttccaaacccttccctaccctcctcccccccgccacatcccagttctcctctcccattgCCATCCCTGTTGCCCCTCTTCCCGCCCAGACCCTtgtcaactcattcccatccaaatcccCCCATGCCTcgcaccctttcccttccctcccctccctccatagcTGCTGCCAAgcgtggcctatggaacccccgctcctttataggtaagctccctttcattcttgacctgttcctttccagctctcttctccttcttGTCCTTACCGAAACctggctcaccccggatgacacggtctcttctgctgctctctccagcggaggattcttcttctcccacttcccccgaCTCaccggagaaggaggaggtgttagcttccttctcgcaccacaatgtcgctttcgcactatccctcctctcccttccctttcctttccctcctttgaaaCCCGTATTATTTGCCTccaccatcccctccagattcctGCAACTGTCATCTaccggcccccccggccccacctccaacatttttttaacgattttgacccctttctcaccttctttctctccttttccatgcacactctgatcctcggaggcttcaacatccacatggatatccagcgtggctcagtggaaaagagcatgggctttggagtcagaggtcattggttcaaatcccggctccatcgattgtcagctgtgtgactttgggcaagttacttaacttctctgtgcctcagttacctcatctgtaaaatggggatgaagacttttgagtccccgtgggacgacctgataaccttataatttccccagcgcttagaacagttctttgcacatagtaagtgcttaatacatgccattattattgttgttattattattattattagtagtagtagtagtagtagtagtggtagtagtatatCCCTGTTGACTccgctgccgcccgccttctatctctccttgacgctgccaacctcctgctccaccccacctcgcccactcatcaCCTTGGTCACACCTTCGACCTCATcttctcctaccgctgcactatctccaccctcaccaactctgaagtccctctctctgatcataaccttctcacttgcctcctcactcaaATTCCTTCCCCCTGTACTATATTAcgaccccacagagacctctgctctctcgaccccatccatatctctcagcgcctcacaccccacctcgcctccctatcttctctatccactcttgatgaccagattactgctctcaactccactccttctactcaactcaactcgcctGCTCCTCTtacccttcgccactctcgcaccactaacccacagccttggatcactgccattgtctgcctccttcgctctaatGCTCAAGCTGTTGAACActgctgacgaaagtctaaacaccaagccaatcttgttcactctaaatttatcctttcctgccttaactctgccctctcctctgccaggcaaaacgatttttcctcccttatgcCCCAAATCCCCGTCaactgttctggacatttaactccctcctcaggccgtcagttcctccccttcctccatccctcaccctcaaagaaatggcctcctacttcattagtaaaattaacaccatcaggtctgagctctctaaagtcacccctcccacttttccatcccccctgctctcaaccctctctgctactctcctatgcttcccagcagtatcttccgatgggatctcctccctcctctcaagtgccacaacTTCCACctatgcttcggaccccattccctctcattctatgaaaactctcaccccttccctcctcccctccttaacttccatcctcAATTGCTCACTgtccacttgttcattcattcattcattcattcattcaatcgtatttattgagtgcttactgtgtgcagagcattgtactaagcgcttgggaagtacaagttggcaacatatagagacggtccctacccaacagcggcttcacagtctagaagggggagacagacaacaaaaccaaacatattaacaaaataaaataaatagaataaatatgtacaagtaaaataaataaatggagtaataaatacgtacaaacatatatacaggtatatatacatatatacagtatgcatatacgtatatacttgttccttcccctctgccttcaaacatgcccatgtctccccatcctaaaaaaaacctctcttgtccccacttccccttctagttatcgccctatctctctcctatccttcttttccaaactcctagaacgagtcgtctacactcgctgcctcgaattcctcaacttcaactctctcctacaacccctcatatctggcttccatctcctacattctactgaaactgccctctcaaaggtcaccagtgacctctttcttgccaaatgcaaaggctcctactctatcctaaccctcctcaacctctcagctgccttcgacactgtagaccacccccttctcctcaacatgctatccaaccttggcttcacagactccgtcctctcctggttctcctcgtatctccctggcccttcattctcagtctcctttgcagcctcctcctccccctccca includes:
- the LOC119922865 gene encoding olfactory receptor 14A16-like; amino-acid sequence: MLLKRGELKMRGSMKEHGEDLSVLDLCYDFVTTPKSTVNSWTYCSSISIRECIFQVFSLLLFVCAALYILKAMSLDCHVAICLPLRYDVIMVRGTLEKMVDTSWLSRVLSAILHTSANFSIPLRGTSVIHQFFCEIPQIIRLSDSNGKVWEFVAMIPSSSLSLVCFLSVTVSYIHISSAMLKLLSGDSQPEAVSTHLPYLIVTTLLISTGEVAYLKPVSDSPSLLDLLVSVFYAMVPNSPEPLLSTA